A window of the Pleomorphomonas sp. T1.2MG-36 genome harbors these coding sequences:
- the putA gene encoding bifunctional proline dehydrogenase/L-glutamate gamma-semialdehyde dehydrogenase PutA produces MSAVLSEPHRAPCFSSPYAEDETVVVRRLLAARPEDLRARARVDAHAGHLITAIREGKSAIGGVEDFLKAYSLTTREGLAIMVMAEALLRVPDGATADKLIEDKLASAAFGFHGKGEDPWLVAASGWALGVTTRVLQPGETPENVITGLVKRLGMPPVRAATRQAMKIMGHQFVLGTSIEAALSRARGLAGKGYRHSYDMLGEGARTAADATRYFADYAQAIEAIGRSAGSEALPARPGISVKLSALHPRYEALNAERVMAELVPKLLELSRAAKAHDLNLTVDAEEADRLKLSLDVIAAVAADPSLAGWHGFGLAVQAYQKRAPAVIDYMVELAESLNRRFMVRLVKGAYWDTEMKRGQERGLDDYPLFTRKASTDLSYLVCADKLLRARPRLYPQFATHNALTVAEVSEIAGADRHFEFQRLHGMGDTLYREVTEKGGQPCRIYAPVGGHKDLLAYLVRRLLENGANSSFVAAVGDAKVEISTLLKRPADVLEGGDRARHARIPLPADLFGARRNSRGVELADEQALEPLLAAITAAGSDFGTAASIIDGVEVAGSSRVLLSPVDGKTAVGRAIDADADTAGKAVASAAAGFRQWSGTPAETRAAVLERAADLLEDRLPAFLAVLGLEAGKTLSDGVAEVREAVDFCRYYAAEARRLFASPTAMPGPTGEENRLAYRGRGVFATIAPWNFPLAIFMGQTVAALAAGNAVVAKPAEQTSLIGAMAVRLLHEAGVPASALALIVGDGTAGAALIADPRIAGVAFTGSTDTAFAINGALAAKRGPIVPLIAETGGLNAMIVDATALGEQVTDDVITSAFRSAGQRCSALRLLFVQEDVADHMIDLVKGAAAELTVGDPRQPDTDVGPIIDREQTEKLAVHVAAWQGKGGVLFSGDVPGGALEGGSYFAPTIIELPDAAALDREVFGPVLHVVRYKAKDLDRIIEDIAASGYGLTLGIHSRIETTVKRIVERLPVGNVYVNRNMIGAVVGSQPFGGSGLSGTGPKAGGPNYLARFALEQVVSINTAAAGGNATLVAMGDE; encoded by the coding sequence ATGTCTGCAGTTCTTTCCGAGCCCCACCGGGCTCCGTGCTTTTCGTCGCCCTATGCGGAAGATGAGACGGTGGTGGTCCGGCGTCTTCTGGCGGCGCGACCCGAAGACCTGAGGGCGCGGGCGCGCGTCGATGCGCACGCCGGCCATCTCATCACCGCCATTCGAGAGGGCAAGTCGGCAATCGGCGGCGTCGAGGACTTTCTGAAAGCCTATTCGCTGACGACACGCGAGGGCCTCGCCATCATGGTGATGGCCGAAGCGCTGCTGCGCGTGCCCGACGGCGCCACCGCCGACAAGCTGATCGAGGACAAGCTCGCCTCGGCCGCCTTCGGCTTTCACGGCAAGGGCGAGGATCCCTGGCTGGTGGCGGCATCCGGATGGGCGCTCGGCGTCACGACGCGCGTGCTGCAACCGGGGGAGACGCCCGAGAACGTCATCACCGGCCTCGTCAAGCGCCTGGGCATGCCGCCGGTGCGCGCCGCCACACGGCAGGCGATGAAGATCATGGGCCATCAGTTCGTGCTGGGCACCTCGATCGAGGCGGCCCTGTCGCGCGCTCGCGGTTTGGCTGGCAAGGGCTATCGCCACTCCTACGACATGCTGGGCGAGGGCGCCCGCACGGCAGCCGACGCGACCCGCTACTTCGCCGACTATGCCCAGGCGATCGAGGCGATCGGCCGGTCGGCGGGTTCCGAGGCGCTGCCGGCCCGGCCGGGCATTTCGGTGAAGCTGTCGGCGTTGCATCCGCGCTACGAGGCGCTGAACGCCGAGCGCGTGATGGCCGAACTGGTGCCGAAGCTCCTGGAGCTGTCGCGGGCTGCGAAGGCCCACGATCTCAACCTGACGGTCGATGCCGAGGAGGCGGACCGGCTGAAGCTGTCGCTCGACGTCATCGCTGCCGTTGCCGCCGATCCGTCTCTCGCCGGTTGGCACGGCTTCGGCCTTGCCGTGCAGGCCTATCAGAAGCGGGCGCCGGCGGTGATCGACTACATGGTTGAGCTCGCCGAGAGCCTGAACCGCCGGTTCATGGTCCGGCTCGTCAAGGGTGCCTATTGGGACACCGAAATGAAGCGGGGCCAGGAGCGCGGCCTTGACGACTATCCGCTCTTCACCCGCAAGGCGTCGACCGACCTCTCCTATCTCGTCTGCGCCGACAAGCTGCTGCGTGCGCGGCCGCGCCTCTACCCGCAGTTTGCGACGCACAACGCCCTGACGGTAGCCGAGGTATCGGAGATCGCCGGCGCCGATCGTCATTTCGAGTTCCAGCGGCTGCACGGCATGGGCGATACGCTCTATCGCGAAGTGACCGAGAAGGGCGGTCAGCCCTGCCGCATCTATGCGCCCGTCGGTGGCCACAAGGACCTTCTCGCCTATCTCGTCCGCCGCCTTCTGGAAAACGGCGCCAACTCATCCTTCGTCGCCGCCGTCGGTGACGCCAAAGTGGAGATCTCGACCTTGCTGAAGCGTCCCGCCGACGTGCTGGAGGGCGGCGATCGCGCCCGTCACGCCCGCATTCCGCTGCCTGCCGATCTGTTCGGCGCCCGCCGCAACTCGCGCGGGGTGGAACTGGCCGACGAACAGGCGCTCGAACCGTTGCTGGCCGCGATCACGGCGGCGGGGAGCGATTTCGGAACGGCCGCCTCGATCATCGATGGAGTGGAGGTTGCGGGTTCGTCGCGCGTCCTCCTGTCGCCGGTGGACGGCAAGACGGCGGTTGGCCGGGCGATCGATGCCGACGCCGATACCGCCGGCAAGGCCGTGGCATCGGCCGCCGCCGGCTTCCGGCAGTGGTCGGGAACGCCGGCCGAGACACGTGCCGCGGTGCTCGAACGGGCGGCCGATCTTCTTGAGGACCGGTTGCCGGCGTTCCTGGCCGTTCTGGGGCTCGAGGCGGGCAAGACGCTGTCCGATGGCGTGGCCGAGGTGCGCGAGGCGGTCGATTTCTGCCGCTACTATGCCGCCGAGGCGCGTCGGCTGTTCGCCTCGCCCACCGCCATGCCCGGTCCGACCGGCGAGGAAAACCGGCTGGCGTATCGCGGCCGTGGCGTGTTCGCGACCATCGCTCCCTGGAACTTCCCGCTCGCCATCTTCATGGGGCAGACGGTCGCGGCGCTCGCCGCCGGCAATGCGGTGGTGGCAAAGCCCGCCGAACAGACGTCGCTCATCGGCGCCATGGCGGTGCGGTTGTTGCACGAGGCCGGGGTGCCGGCTTCGGCGCTGGCCCTTATCGTCGGCGACGGGACGGCCGGAGCGGCGCTGATCGCCGATCCGCGCATCGCCGGTGTCGCCTTCACCGGCTCGACCGACACTGCCTTTGCTATCAACGGAGCACTCGCTGCCAAGCGCGGACCGATCGTGCCGCTGATCGCCGAAACCGGTGGCCTCAATGCCATGATCGTCGATGCCACCGCCCTCGGCGAGCAGGTGACCGACGACGTCATCACCTCGGCCTTTCGCTCGGCGGGGCAGCGCTGTTCGGCCCTGCGGCTCCTGTTCGTGCAGGAGGATGTCGCCGACCACATGATCGACCTCGTCAAGGGCGCGGCGGCCGAACTCACGGTGGGGGATCCGCGTCAGCCCGACACCGACGTCGGTCCGATCATCGACCGTGAGCAGACGGAAAAGCTCGCCGTTCATGTTGCGGCATGGCAGGGCAAGGGCGGCGTGCTGTTCTCGGGTGACGTGCCGGGCGGGGCACTGGAGGGCGGTTCCTACTTTGCACCAACCATCATCGAACTGCCCGACGCGGCGGCGCTCGATCGCGAGGTGTTCGGTCCGGTGCTGCATGTCGTCCGCTACAAGGCGAAGGACCTCGACAGGATCATCGAGGATATCGCGGCGAGCGGCTACGGGCTGACGCTTGGCATCCACTCGCGCATTGAAACGACGGTAAAGCGCATCGTCGAGCGGCTGCCGGTCGGCAATGTCTATGTCAACCGCAACATGATCGGCGCGGTGGTCGGCTCCCAACCCTTCGGTGGGTCGGGGCTTTCCGGCACCGGTCCCAAGGCGGGCGGCCCGAACTATCTCGCCCGGTTTGCGCTGGAGCAGGTGGTGTCGATCAATACGGCGGCGGCGGGCGGCAATGCGACGCTGGTCGCCATGGGTGACGAGTAA
- a CDS encoding Lrp/AsnC ligand binding domain-containing protein codes for MAAAGGDRSRPSHDIPGLDRIDRRILAALQEDGRITNLELAEKIGMSATATAERVKRLSRDGFIIGYTARLDPLHLQRGLLVFVEIKLDRMNPEVFTTFAAAVKKAPEVLECHLIAGGFDYLVKARVRDMEAYREFLSEVLMTLPGVRETHTYPVMEEVKNTTVLPV; via the coding sequence ATGGCAGCAGCAGGGGGCGACCGTTCTCGTCCGAGCCACGATATTCCCGGTCTCGATCGCATCGACCGTCGAATTCTCGCCGCGCTTCAGGAAGACGGCCGGATTACCAACCTGGAACTCGCCGAAAAAATCGGCATGTCTGCTACGGCAACCGCCGAACGCGTCAAACGATTGTCGCGAGACGGCTTCATCATCGGTTATACGGCGCGCCTCGATCCGCTGCACCTCCAGCGTGGCTTGCTGGTCTTCGTGGAGATCAAGCTCGACCGCATGAACCCCGAAGTGTTCACCACATTCGCGGCAGCGGTGAAGAAGGCACCGGAGGTGCTCGAATGCCACCTGATCGCCGGCGGCTTCGATTATCTCGTCAAGGCGCGTGTCCGCGACATGGAAGCCTATCGCGAGTTCCTGTCCGAAGTGCTGATGACGCTGCCGGGGGTGCGCGAGACCCACACCTATCCGGTGATGGAAGAGGTGAAGAACACCACCGTGCTGCCGGTATGA
- a CDS encoding polyprenyl synthetase family protein: protein MTAAFETALSDFASALEAGLAVRLEPVPRPGEIARPARLLAAMRHAVLAGGKRLRPFLLTEVARLLDPRQTTDTLMPAVAAIECLHCYSLVHDDLPAMDNDTLRRGRPTVHVAYDEATAILAGDGLLTLAFDLLADPACHADPAIRAALVLDLARAGGLGGMVGGQMLDLAAEGRFGDGAAPDEAGIRKLQAMKTGALIRAATVMGARLGGATEDEVRRFARFGEILGLAFQLADDLLDVTATESEMGKAVAKDAAHGKGTLVARLGIDAVRAELDRLVAEATGLLAPWGTRSETLAAAARFVAERRR, encoded by the coding sequence ATGACCGCCGCCTTCGAAACCGCCCTTTCCGATTTCGCTTCCGCGCTGGAGGCCGGTCTCGCGGTGCGTCTCGAACCTGTTCCCCGGCCCGGCGAGATCGCCCGGCCGGCCCGTCTTCTGGCAGCCATGCGGCACGCGGTGCTGGCCGGCGGCAAGCGCCTCAGGCCCTTCCTGCTCACCGAGGTCGCCCGCCTTCTCGATCCCCGTCAGACGACCGACACCCTGATGCCGGCGGTGGCGGCCATCGAGTGCCTGCATTGCTACTCGCTGGTGCACGACGACCTGCCGGCCATGGACAACGACACGCTGCGGCGCGGCCGCCCGACCGTCCACGTCGCCTATGACGAGGCGACGGCGATTCTCGCCGGCGACGGCCTCCTGACGCTGGCCTTCGACCTTCTCGCCGACCCCGCCTGCCACGCCGATCCGGCGATACGGGCGGCGCTGGTGCTCGACCTCGCCCGCGCCGGCGGCCTCGGCGGCATGGTCGGCGGTCAGATGCTGGACCTGGCGGCCGAGGGACGCTTCGGAGACGGGGCCGCACCCGATGAAGCCGGCATTCGCAAGCTGCAGGCGATGAAGACCGGTGCGCTGATCCGCGCCGCGACGGTGATGGGCGCCCGGCTCGGCGGCGCCACGGAAGACGAGGTGCGCCGCTTCGCGCGCTTCGGCGAGATTCTCGGCCTCGCCTTCCAGCTCGCCGACGACCTTCTCGACGTCACCGCCACCGAAAGCGAGATGGGCAAGGCCGTCGCCAAGGACGCTGCCCACGGCAAGGGGACGCTGGTGGCCCGTCTCGGCATCGATGCCGTGCGCGCCGAGCTCGACCGCCTCGTCGCCGAGGCGACGGGCCTGCTTGCGCCATGGGGCACGCGGTCCGAAACGCTCGCCGCCGCCGCTCGCTTCGTCGCCGAGAGACGGCGCTAA
- the ispG gene encoding flavodoxin-dependent (E)-4-hydroxy-3-methylbut-2-enyl-diphosphate synthase has translation MLSSFGPAPRRRSVPVVVGKVTIGGDAPVVVQSMTNTDTADVDATVAQVMALARAGSELVRITVDRDESAAAVPRIRERLDRVGVDVPLIGDFHFIGHRLLADFPACAEALAKYRINPGNVGVRAKRDRHFSDIVEIAARHGKAVRIGVNWGSLDQELATRLMDENKAKGSPMTAQQVMREAMVQSALLSAARAEEIGLARDRIVLSAKVSQVQDLIAVYGELASRGDYALHLGLTEAGMGTKGVVASSASMGYLLQHGIGDTIRVSLTPEPGGDRTREVMVAQELLQVMGFRSFVPIVAACPGCGRTTSTVFQELAKTIQDQIRDAMPEWRQRYPGVEALQVAVMGCIVNGPGESKHADIGISLPGTGENPAAPVFIDGEKAATLRGPTIARDFQSLVLDYIEQRFGDGANRKPAAE, from the coding sequence ATGCTCAGTTCCTTCGGTCCGGCGCCGCGCCGCCGCTCGGTTCCCGTCGTGGTCGGCAAGGTGACGATCGGCGGCGATGCGCCGGTGGTCGTTCAATCGATGACCAATACGGATACCGCCGACGTCGATGCCACGGTGGCGCAGGTGATGGCGCTTGCGCGGGCCGGCTCGGAGCTGGTGCGCATCACCGTCGATCGTGACGAAAGCGCCGCCGCCGTGCCGCGCATCCGCGAGCGGCTCGACCGCGTCGGCGTCGACGTGCCGCTGATCGGCGATTTCCATTTCATCGGCCATCGGCTGCTCGCCGACTTTCCCGCCTGCGCCGAGGCGCTGGCCAAGTATCGCATCAATCCGGGCAACGTCGGCGTCCGCGCCAAACGCGACCGCCATTTCAGCGACATCGTCGAGATCGCCGCCCGCCACGGCAAAGCGGTGCGCATCGGCGTCAATTGGGGCTCGCTCGACCAGGAGCTGGCGACGCGCCTGATGGACGAGAACAAGGCCAAGGGCTCGCCGATGACGGCGCAGCAGGTGATGCGCGAGGCAATGGTGCAGTCGGCGCTGCTGTCGGCTGCCCGCGCCGAGGAGATCGGCCTTGCCCGCGATCGCATCGTGCTGTCGGCCAAGGTCAGCCAGGTGCAGGATCTCATCGCCGTCTATGGCGAGCTGGCCTCGCGCGGCGATTATGCGCTGCATCTCGGTCTCACCGAGGCCGGCATGGGCACCAAGGGCGTCGTCGCCTCGTCGGCTTCCATGGGTTACCTGCTGCAGCATGGCATCGGCGACACCATCCGCGTGTCGCTGACGCCGGAGCCGGGTGGCGACCGCACGCGCGAGGTGATGGTGGCGCAGGAACTTCTTCAGGTGATGGGGTTCCGCAGCTTCGTGCCAATCGTCGCCGCCTGTCCCGGCTGCGGCCGCACCACTTCCACCGTGTTCCAGGAACTGGCCAAGACCATTCAGGATCAGATCCGCGACGCTATGCCGGAGTGGCGGCAGCGCTACCCCGGCGTCGAGGCGCTGCAGGTGGCGGTGATGGGCTGCATCGTCAACGGCCCCGGTGAATCCAAGCATGCCGACATCGGCATTTCGCTGCCGGGCACCGGCGAGAACCCGGCGGCGCCGGTGTTCATTGACGGCGAGAAGGCGGCGACGCTCCGCGGTCCTACCATCGCCCGCGATTTCCAGTCGCTGGTGCTCGACTATATCGAGCAGCGGTTCGGCGATGGCGCCAATCGCAAGCCAGCGGCCGAATAG
- a CDS encoding Fur family transcriptional regulator, which yields MLDDSDHDHQVCRSRAVARAEERCRDEGLRLTEQRRQVLEAMLESHAPVSAYEIMDRIAGKARRPSPISVYRALDFLVAHRFAHRIESRNAFLACIEEHGHATSAPEAPLVFLLCERCGSATEAEPAELGGLLARIAAAEGFAPSASVLEIRGLCVACQSGDSHHDHSHSHS from the coding sequence TTGCTCGACGATTCCGACCACGATCATCAGGTCTGCCGCAGCCGCGCCGTCGCCCGCGCCGAGGAGCGCTGCCGCGACGAGGGGCTGCGCCTCACCGAGCAGCGGCGGCAGGTGCTCGAGGCGATGCTGGAAAGCCACGCACCGGTATCGGCCTATGAGATCATGGACCGCATCGCCGGCAAGGCGCGTCGGCCCAGCCCGATCTCGGTCTATCGCGCCTTGGATTTCCTGGTCGCCCATCGCTTCGCCCACCGCATCGAGAGCCGCAATGCCTTCCTTGCCTGCATCGAGGAGCACGGGCATGCCACCTCCGCGCCGGAGGCGCCGCTGGTGTTCCTGCTCTGCGAGCGGTGCGGTTCGGCGACCGAGGCCGAACCGGCCGAACTCGGCGGGCTGCTCGCCCGCATCGCGGCGGCGGAAGGCTTTGCGCCGTCGGCCTCGGTTCTGGAGATTCGTGGCCTCTGCGTCGCCTGCCAGTCAGGCGACAGCCACCACGACCATTCGCACAGCCACAGTTGA